A genomic region of Arachis hypogaea cultivar Tifrunner chromosome 5, arahy.Tifrunner.gnm2.J5K5, whole genome shotgun sequence contains the following coding sequences:
- the LOC140173277 gene encoding probable inactive receptor kinase At5g16590 has translation MFFLYNDAGGTLVNWKTRSAIALGAARGVACLHSHGPTSSYGNIKSSNILLIKSFETRVSDFGLAHLALPTVTPNCISDYRAPEVANSRKVSQKADVYSFGILLLELLTGKAAPTHSSLNEDRFTWRA, from the coding sequence atgttttttttatataacgACGCCGGAGGGACTCTCGTGAATTGGAAAACAAGGTCTGCCATTGCCCTTGGCGCTGCTCGTGGGGTCGCATGCCTACATTCACACGGACCAACATCCTCGTATGGAAACATCAAATCCTCAAATATCCTTCTCATCAAATCATTTGAAACTCGTGTCTCCGACTTTGGCCTTGCTCATCTTGCTCTCCCGACCGTCACACCCAACTGTATTTCCGACTATCGTGCCCCAGAGGTCGCTAACTCTCGCAAAGTATCACAAAAGGCAGACGTCTACAGCTTTGGTATACTGCTCTTGGAACTCCTAACGGGGAAGGCGGCTCCCACTCATTCCTCACTGAATGAAGATAGGTTTACCTGGAGAGCATAG